One window from the genome of Salvia miltiorrhiza cultivar Shanhuang (shh) chromosome 7, IMPLAD_Smil_shh, whole genome shotgun sequence encodes:
- the LOC130995960 gene encoding DAR GTPase 2, mitochondrial-like: MAARERVFGAIGKSVKAVAKSRGSEWWYTPDMAAAARAIEERIPLVDLILEVRDARIPLSSEYLQLRKIPSACRIIVLNKADLADCSQTKFLTFLQARVRELKKKDDRMHLITLMLVGILNVRKSALANSLHQVGRIYAAEKGRLKHSVVTPQPGETKSICSLKIASHPNIFVLDTPSVLPPDVIDDEVCSKLVVTGAIKDSVAGEINLAEYFLSILNLGEEYKKWAKLSSSEAGVALTGDGSLSLGKKQKKLYPTDHTQDFIVNNVRRTLFDSVSSFGGCTEDGEDLARLIQGEFEVLQKVFHLPLEIKECNYSRVAIKLLTLYRIGRLGH; this comes from the exons ATGGCGGCAAGAGAGCGTGTATTTGGAGCCATTGGAAAATCAGTGAAGGCGGTGGCGAAAAGCAGAGGCTCCGAGTGGTGGTACACTCCTGATATGGCGGCCGCTGCCCGCGCCATAGAAGAGCGCATCCCACTCGTCGATCTTATTCTCGAAGTGAGAGATGCCCGG ATTCCATTATCATCGGAATATTTGCAATTGAGGAAGATTCCTTCTGCTTGCCGAATCATTGTGCTGAATAAGGCGGACCTTGCTGATTGCTCCCAAACAAAG TTTTTGACCTTTCTCCAAGCAAGAGTTAGAGAATTAAAAAAGAAGGATGATCGGATGCATCTAATAACTTTAATGTTAGTCGGTATTCTCAATGTGAGGAAATCTGCATTAGCCAACTCTTTGCATCAGGTAGGAAGGATTTATGCAGCAG AGAAAGGGAGGCTAAAACACTCTGTAGTGACTCCACAGCCCGGGGAGACAAAAAGTATATGCAGTTTAAAG ATTGCTAGCCACCCTAATATATTTGTTCTCGACACCCCAAGTGTATTGCCTCCTGACGTGATTGATGATGAGGTCTGTTCTAAACTTGTTGTAACAG GAGCAATCAAAGATAGTGTGGCTGGTGAAATAAATCTCGCAGAATATTTTCTCTCCATCCTTAACCTTGGTGAGGAGTACAAGAAATGGGCGAAGCTATCAAGCTCTGAAGCTGGAGTGGCATTGACTGGTGATGGTAGTTTGAGTCTGGGGAAAAAGCAGAAGAAGCTGTATCCGACTGATCACACTCAG GATTTCATTGTCAACAATGTACGACGCACACTTTTTGACTCGGTTTCATCGTTTGGTGGTTGTACGGAAGATGGAGAAGATCTAGCTCGTCTAATTCAAGGAGAGTTTGAGGTTTTGCAGAAGGTATTTCATCTTCCTTTAGAAATAAAAGAATGTAATTATAGTCGAGTAGCTATCAAGTTGCTTACTCTGTACCGCATCGGAAGGTTGGGTCATTAG